A single genomic interval of Mycobacterium sp. DL592 harbors:
- the ftsH gene encoding ATP-dependent zinc metalloprotease FtsH: protein MNRKNVIRTLTVVAVVLLLGWSFFYFSDDTRGFKPVDTSVAMAQINGDNVKSAQIDDREQQLRLELKNGNGDTENSNKVIAKYPTGYGVDLFNALSAKNIKTNTVVNQGSVLGSLLVYMLPLLLLVGLFVLFSRMQTGGRMGFGFGKSRAKQLSKDMPKTTFADVAGVDEAVEELYEIKDFLQNPSRYQALGAKIPKGVLLYGPPGTGKTLLARAVAGEAGVPFFTISGSDFVEMFVGVGASRVRDLFEQAKQNSPCIIFVDEIDAVGRQRGAGLGGGHDEREQTLNQLLVEMDGFGERQGVILIAATNRPDILDPALLRPGRFDRQIPVTSPDLAGRKAVLRVHSAGKPMAPDADLDGLAKRTVGMSGADLANVINEAALLTARENGTVITAAAMEEAVDRVIGGPRRKGRVISELEKKITAYHEGGHTLAAWAMPDIEPIYKVTILARGRTGGHAVSVPEDDKGLMTRSEMISRLVFAMGGRAAEELVFREPTTGAVSDIDQATKIARAMVTEYGMSSKLGAVKYGTEHGDPFLGRTMGTQSDYSHEVARDIDDEVRKLIEAAHTEAWTILTEYRDVLDILAGELLEKETLHRSELEAIFGDVKKRPRLTVFDDFGGRIPSDKPPIKTPGELAIERGEPWPKPMPEPAFKKAIAQASAAAQAQQPNGGNGNGAHHGAPAQQPGTSQPDYGAPAGWHAPGWPPPGQQGGGGYWYPPPPGWGQPPQQHGQPYPPYQPYPAPSHAGPGSAPQDDAGDDGNRPNPPANG from the coding sequence ATGAACCGGAAAAACGTGATCCGCACACTGACGGTGGTGGCCGTGGTGTTGCTGCTCGGCTGGTCGTTCTTCTATTTCAGTGACGACACCCGTGGCTTCAAGCCTGTCGACACCTCGGTGGCGATGGCCCAGATCAACGGCGACAACGTCAAGAGCGCCCAGATCGACGACCGCGAACAGCAGCTGCGCCTGGAGCTCAAGAACGGCAATGGCGACACCGAGAACTCCAACAAGGTCATCGCCAAGTACCCGACCGGGTACGGCGTCGATCTGTTCAACGCGCTGAGCGCCAAGAACATCAAGACCAACACCGTGGTCAACCAGGGCAGCGTCCTGGGCTCGCTGCTGGTCTACATGCTCCCGCTGCTGCTTCTCGTCGGCTTGTTCGTGCTGTTCTCCCGGATGCAGACCGGTGGCCGGATGGGCTTCGGCTTCGGCAAGTCGCGGGCCAAGCAGCTCTCCAAGGACATGCCGAAGACCACGTTCGCCGACGTGGCCGGCGTCGACGAGGCCGTCGAAGAGCTCTATGAGATCAAGGACTTCCTGCAGAACCCGTCGCGCTATCAGGCGCTCGGGGCGAAGATCCCCAAGGGCGTGCTGCTCTACGGGCCACCCGGCACCGGAAAGACGCTGCTGGCGCGCGCTGTCGCCGGCGAGGCCGGAGTTCCGTTCTTCACGATTTCAGGCTCGGACTTCGTCGAGATGTTCGTCGGTGTCGGCGCCTCCCGGGTGCGTGACCTGTTCGAGCAGGCCAAGCAGAACAGCCCGTGCATCATCTTCGTCGACGAGATCGACGCCGTCGGCCGCCAGCGCGGCGCCGGCCTCGGTGGTGGGCATGACGAGCGCGAGCAGACCCTCAACCAGCTGCTCGTGGAGATGGACGGTTTCGGCGAACGCCAGGGCGTCATCCTGATCGCGGCCACCAACCGGCCCGACATCCTCGACCCCGCCCTGCTGCGTCCCGGCCGCTTCGACCGCCAGATCCCGGTCACCAGCCCGGACCTGGCCGGCCGCAAGGCGGTGCTGCGCGTGCATTCGGCCGGCAAGCCGATGGCCCCCGATGCCGACCTCGACGGGCTGGCCAAGCGGACCGTCGGCATGTCCGGCGCCGACCTGGCCAACGTCATCAACGAGGCCGCGCTGCTCACCGCCCGCGAGAACGGCACCGTCATCACCGCTGCGGCCATGGAAGAGGCCGTCGACCGGGTGATCGGCGGACCGCGCCGCAAGGGCCGGGTGATCAGCGAGCTGGAGAAGAAGATCACCGCCTACCACGAGGGTGGCCACACCCTGGCGGCGTGGGCGATGCCCGACATCGAACCGATCTACAAGGTCACCATCCTGGCCCGCGGCCGCACCGGCGGCCACGCCGTCTCGGTGCCCGAGGACGACAAGGGCCTGATGACCCGCTCGGAGATGATCTCCCGGCTGGTGTTCGCCATGGGCGGTCGTGCCGCCGAGGAGCTGGTGTTCCGCGAGCCGACCACCGGGGCGGTCTCCGATATCGACCAGGCCACCAAGATCGCCCGGGCAATGGTCACCGAGTACGGCATGAGCTCCAAGCTGGGCGCGGTCAAGTACGGCACCGAGCACGGCGACCCGTTCCTGGGCCGCACCATGGGCACCCAGTCGGACTACAGCCACGAGGTGGCCCGCGACATCGACGACGAGGTCCGCAAACTCATCGAGGCCGCCCACACCGAGGCGTGGACGATCCTCACCGAGTACCGCGACGTCCTCGACATCCTCGCCGGGGAGCTGCTGGAGAAGGAAACCCTGCACCGCTCCGAGCTGGAGGCGATCTTCGGCGACGTGAAGAAGCGCCCCCGGCTGACGGTGTTCGACGACTTCGGTGGGCGGATCCCGTCCGACAAGCCGCCCATCAAGACCCCGGGCGAGCTGGCCATCGAGCGCGGTGAGCCGTGGCCCAAGCCGATGCCCGAGCCGGCCTTCAAGAAGGCGATCGCACAGGCGAGCGCGGCCGCCCAAGCCCAGCAGCCCAATGGCGGTAACGGCAATGGCGCGCACCACGGCGCACCGGCGCAGCAGCCCGGCACCAGCCAGCCGGACTACGGCGCACCGGCCGGCTGGCACGCTCCCGGCTGGCCGCCGCCGGGTCAGCAGGGTGGCGGCGGCTACTGGTATCCGCCTCCGCCCGGATGGGGACAGCCGCCGCAGCAGCACGGGCAGCCTTACCCGCCGTATCAGCCCTACCCTGCTCCCAGCCATGCCGGGCCCGGGTCGGCTCCGCAGGACGACGCCGGTGACGACGGCAACCGGCCCAACCCGCCGGCCAATGGTTGA
- the folE gene encoding GTP cyclohydrolase I FolE, translating into MVQPTSITLETPVFDQERAEAAVRELLIAVGEDPERQGLVDTPARVARAFREMFAGLYTDPDAVLETTFDEQHDELVLVKNIPMYSTCEHHLVAFHGVAHVGYIPGDDGRVTGLSKLARVVDLYAKRPQVQERLTGQIADAVMRKLKPRGVIVVLEAEHLCMAMRGVRKPGATTTTSAVRGQFKTDNASRAEALELILRK; encoded by the coding sequence ATGGTGCAACCGACCTCGATAACTCTCGAGACGCCGGTTTTTGACCAAGAGCGTGCCGAGGCGGCAGTGCGTGAACTGCTGATCGCGGTGGGCGAGGATCCCGAGCGACAAGGTCTGGTCGACACCCCGGCCCGTGTTGCGCGGGCCTTCCGGGAGATGTTCGCGGGCCTGTACACCGACCCGGACGCGGTGCTGGAGACCACCTTCGACGAGCAGCATGACGAACTCGTCCTGGTCAAGAACATCCCGATGTACTCGACCTGCGAGCACCACCTGGTGGCGTTCCACGGTGTCGCGCACGTCGGCTACATCCCCGGCGACGACGGCCGGGTGACCGGGCTGTCGAAGCTGGCTCGGGTGGTCGACCTGTATGCCAAGCGTCCGCAGGTGCAGGAGCGGCTGACCGGGCAGATTGCCGACGCGGTGATGCGCAAGCTCAAGCCGCGCGGGGTCATCGTGGTGCTCGAGGCCGAGCATCTCTGCATGGCGATGCGCGGAGTCCGCAAGCCCGGCGCCACCACCACGACGTCGGCGGTGCGCGGACAGTTCAAGACCGACAATGCATCCCGAGCAGAGGCGCTGGAACTCATCCTGCGGAAGTGA
- the folP gene encoding dihydropteroate synthase: protein MGVVNVTDDSFSDGGRYLDPGRAVEHGVELVAQGAAIVDVGGESTRPGAVRIDAAVETARVLPVVKGLAAQGITVSIDTMHAAVAAAALECGASIVNDVSGGRADPAMAPLLADAKVPWVLMHWRSVGAQRPHEAPDYRDVVAEVRDELLASVDAAIAAGVETANLIIDPGLGFAKTAQHNWALLNALPEFVATGIPVLVGASRKRFLGALLADRDGNPRPPDGRETATAVISALAAVHGAWGVRVHDVRASVDALAVLEAWEGGGG from the coding sequence ATGGGAGTTGTCAACGTCACCGATGACTCCTTCTCCGACGGCGGCCGCTACCTGGATCCCGGTCGGGCCGTCGAGCATGGGGTCGAGCTGGTCGCCCAGGGTGCGGCGATCGTGGACGTCGGCGGTGAGTCGACCCGTCCCGGCGCGGTGCGAATCGATGCGGCAGTCGAGACGGCCAGAGTGCTCCCGGTGGTCAAAGGACTCGCCGCCCAGGGGATCACCGTGAGCATCGACACCATGCACGCCGCGGTCGCCGCGGCCGCGCTGGAGTGCGGTGCCAGTATCGTCAACGATGTTTCGGGCGGACGTGCCGATCCGGCGATGGCGCCACTGCTGGCTGATGCGAAAGTGCCCTGGGTACTGATGCATTGGCGTTCGGTGGGGGCGCAGCGCCCACACGAGGCACCCGACTACCGCGACGTGGTGGCCGAGGTGCGTGACGAACTGCTGGCCAGTGTCGACGCCGCCATCGCCGCCGGTGTCGAGACCGCCAACCTGATCATCGATCCCGGCCTGGGTTTCGCCAAGACAGCACAACATAATTGGGCTCTGCTCAACGCGCTGCCCGAGTTCGTCGCGACCGGCATCCCGGTGCTCGTCGGAGCCTCCCGGAAGCGTTTCCTGGGCGCCCTGCTGGCCGACCGGGACGGTAACCCCCGCCCCCCGGACGGCCGTGAAACCGCCACCGCTGTGATCTCGGCGCTGGCCGCCGTGCACGGTGCGTGGGGGGTCCGGGTGCACGACGTACGTGCGAGCGTGGACGCGCTCGCCGTCCTTGAGGCCTGGGAGGGTGGCGGTGGCTGA
- the folB gene encoding dihydroneopterin aldolase, with the protein MADRIELRGLTVRGNHGVFDHERRDGQDFVVDITVWIDLADAAASDDLADTFDYGVLAQRAAAVIGGPARNLIETVSAEIAEDVMTDPRVHAVEVVLHKPHAPIPLSFTDVAVVARRSRRGGRGQIVPAGDVT; encoded by the coding sequence GTGGCTGACCGAATCGAATTGCGCGGGTTGACCGTTCGCGGTAACCATGGTGTCTTCGACCATGAGCGGCGCGACGGGCAGGACTTCGTGGTCGACATCACGGTGTGGATCGACCTGGCCGATGCCGCCGCCAGCGACGACCTGGCCGACACGTTCGACTACGGCGTACTGGCCCAACGTGCGGCCGCCGTGATCGGTGGCCCGGCCCGCAACCTCATCGAGACCGTCTCCGCCGAGATCGCTGAGGACGTCATGACCGACCCGCGGGTGCACGCCGTCGAGGTCGTCCTCCACAAGCCGCACGCACCGATCCCGTTGTCGTTCACCGACGTTGCCGTCGTCGCCCGCCGATCCCGGCGCGGCGGCCGGGGCCAGATCGTTCCCGCCGGGGACGTGACATGA
- the folK gene encoding 2-amino-4-hydroxy-6-hydroxymethyldihydropteridine diphosphokinase, which produces MTRVVLSIGSNLGDRMARLQAAVDGLGTSVRALSPVYETDAWGGVEQGPFLNAIVVAEDDRLDGHGWLARAQALEQANERVREQRWGPRTLDVDLVSGHDGADEVFSLDEGLTLPHPMAHLRAFVMIPWLAVDPDATLTVAGVVRPVQRLLEELDPAERAGVRLTDLILNLPPDEASGT; this is translated from the coding sequence ATGACGCGGGTGGTGCTGTCGATCGGCTCGAACCTCGGCGACCGGATGGCCCGGCTGCAGGCGGCCGTCGACGGGCTCGGCACCTCGGTGCGCGCACTGTCGCCCGTCTACGAAACCGATGCATGGGGCGGTGTCGAGCAGGGCCCGTTCCTCAACGCGATCGTCGTCGCCGAGGACGACCGGCTCGACGGCCACGGCTGGCTGGCCCGTGCACAGGCGCTCGAACAGGCCAACGAGCGGGTCCGCGAGCAGAGGTGGGGTCCGCGCACCCTCGACGTCGACCTGGTCTCGGGTCATGACGGTGCCGACGAGGTGTTCTCCCTCGACGAGGGGCTGACCCTGCCGCATCCGATGGCACACCTGCGGGCGTTCGTCATGATCCCGTGGCTGGCGGTGGACCCCGATGCGACGCTGACCGTGGCCGGCGTGGTGCGGCCGGTTCAGCGGCTGCTCGAGGAGTTGGACCCCGCCGAGCGCGCCGGGGTGCGGCTGACCGACCTCATCCTCAATTTGCCCCCCGACGAAGCCTCCGGCACCTGA
- a CDS encoding DUF3180 domain-containing protein, with protein sequence MGPTRKRDLLAAVIGVAILSCLLLRLLYRYFPPITVWTGLSLLAVAAAEAVWGWSVRSRIRDGQIGVGAGRLHPLAVARSLVIAKASAWVGAPVAGWWIGVLVYLLVIRTDHARADIPGVVVAAISAVALVIASLWLQNCCKSPGEPTEDPDRAAE encoded by the coding sequence ATGGGTCCCACACGTAAACGCGACCTGCTGGCCGCGGTCATCGGCGTCGCGATCCTGTCGTGTCTGCTGCTGCGTCTGCTCTACCGGTACTTCCCGCCGATCACGGTGTGGACCGGGCTGTCGTTGTTGGCGGTGGCCGCGGCCGAGGCGGTCTGGGGCTGGTCGGTGCGCAGCAGGATCCGGGACGGCCAGATCGGTGTCGGCGCCGGCCGGCTGCACCCGCTGGCGGTGGCCCGCAGTCTGGTGATCGCGAAGGCCTCCGCCTGGGTCGGTGCGCCGGTCGCCGGATGGTGGATCGGCGTGCTGGTCTACCTGTTGGTCATCCGCACCGACCACGCGCGGGCCGACATCCCGGGTGTGGTGGTAGCGGCGATCAGCGCGGTGGCTCTCGTGATCGCGTCGTTGTGGCTGCAGAATTGCTGCAAGTCGCCCGGCGAGCCGACCGAGGACCCCGACCGCGCCGCCGAGTAG
- a CDS encoding DUF6779 domain-containing protein has protein sequence MTVLSRGSRNRRGGRRPGWLLLTTLLVLAIVASSALVFTNRVELLKLAVVLSLWAAVVAAFVSVIYRRQSDVDAARARDLKLVYDLQLDREISARREYELSVESHLRRELATELRAQAADEVAALRAELAALRANLEVLFDADLGDRPALEGDRAGYGDWTRDTTTLPPTPGRVQSSRITPVNAEESAGRTAENPIIDVPEEPLVAPAPPPQPPYAPPPRRRYEEPPLPDDYRGSHRRSGDNGARPAPAPQRSFTPPPEPAPVSAPQPEPQSAPAAEYTPSDVAASHSEWKPVEAEGRWLPPGAPGSSWAAPSAPDSDVTAPAAPADEPARGRHWTGPQAEEPVPAAPPRPEPAMQPAPEPAAPRARHSVEAPTYGQVPPAMSTPPPPEPASRHRGDDDAEDDQPEGPRGQHAGGQSVAELLARLEANGNRGGGRRRRRED, from the coding sequence ATGACCGTTCTGTCCCGCGGCAGCCGTAATCGGCGCGGCGGCCGCAGGCCGGGTTGGCTGCTCTTGACGACGTTGCTAGTCCTGGCCATCGTCGCCAGTTCTGCTCTGGTCTTCACCAACCGCGTCGAGCTGCTCAAGCTGGCGGTGGTGCTGTCGCTGTGGGCGGCCGTCGTCGCTGCCTTCGTCTCGGTCATCTACCGCCGCCAAAGCGATGTCGATGCGGCCCGGGCCCGCGACCTGAAGCTCGTCTACGACCTGCAACTGGACCGGGAGATCTCCGCCCGCCGCGAGTACGAACTGAGTGTCGAGTCGCATCTGCGCCGCGAGCTGGCCACCGAGCTGCGCGCCCAGGCCGCCGACGAGGTCGCGGCGTTGCGGGCCGAGCTGGCCGCACTGCGGGCCAACCTGGAGGTCCTATTCGACGCCGACCTCGGCGACCGGCCCGCCCTCGAGGGCGATCGCGCCGGCTACGGCGATTGGACCCGCGACACCACCACGTTGCCGCCCACCCCGGGCCGGGTGCAGAGCAGCCGCATCACGCCGGTCAATGCGGAGGAGTCCGCCGGCCGCACTGCCGAGAACCCGATCATCGACGTTCCCGAGGAACCCCTGGTTGCCCCGGCGCCACCGCCGCAGCCGCCGTACGCGCCGCCGCCGCGGCGCCGCTACGAGGAACCGCCGCTACCCGACGACTACCGGGGATCGCACCGCCGGTCCGGCGACAACGGTGCCCGCCCGGCACCGGCCCCACAACGGTCGTTCACGCCGCCGCCGGAGCCCGCTCCGGTGAGTGCGCCGCAGCCCGAGCCGCAGTCGGCACCCGCTGCCGAGTACACGCCGTCCGACGTCGCGGCAAGCCACTCCGAGTGGAAGCCGGTGGAGGCCGAAGGCCGCTGGCTGCCGCCGGGCGCGCCGGGCAGCAGCTGGGCCGCGCCGTCCGCCCCCGACAGCGACGTCACCGCCCCTGCCGCGCCGGCCGACGAGCCCGCACGGGGCAGGCACTGGACCGGGCCGCAGGCCGAGGAGCCTGTGCCAGCCGCACCGCCGCGCCCCGAACCGGCGATGCAGCCGGCCCCCGAACCGGCCGCGCCGCGGGCCCGGCATTCAGTAGAGGCACCGACCTACGGCCAGGTCCCGCCTGCCATGTCCACCCCGCCGCCGCCCGAGCCCGCGTCGCGGCATCGCGGCGATGACGACGCCGAAGACGATCAGCCCGAGGGACCGCGGGGCCAGCACGCCGGCGGCCAGTCCGTCGCCGAGTTGCTGGCCCGTCTGGAGGCCAACGGCAACAGGGGCGGCGGCCGGCGCCGCAGGCGCGAGGACTAG
- a CDS encoding Rossmann-like and DUF2520 domain-containing protein, which produces MGTPNGLRPARLKVGIVSAGRVGTALGLALERAEHVVVACSAISNASLRLAERRLPDTAVLPVPDVADNAELLLLTVPDSELAGLVNGLAATGAVRRGTIVVHTSGANGIGVLAPLTAQGCVPLAIHPAMTFTGSDEDVVRLGETCFGITAADEIGYAIGQSLVLEIGGEPFRVSEDARTLYHAALAHASNHIVTVVADALDALRAALSGQELLGQELIGTAPGGLAERIVGPLARAALENTLRRGQSALTGPVARGDAAAVAGHLVALNEVDSQLAQSYCANSLRTAQRARAPKEVFEVLADWSAGQGRPQ; this is translated from the coding sequence GTGGGGACCCCCAACGGCTTGCGCCCGGCACGCCTGAAAGTGGGCATCGTCTCGGCGGGGCGGGTCGGCACCGCACTGGGACTGGCACTCGAACGCGCCGAACACGTCGTCGTCGCCTGCAGCGCGATCTCGAACGCTTCCCTGCGGCTGGCGGAGCGGCGGCTGCCCGACACAGCGGTGCTGCCGGTTCCCGATGTGGCCGACAACGCGGAGCTGTTGCTGCTCACCGTGCCCGACTCGGAGCTGGCCGGACTGGTCAATGGCCTTGCCGCCACCGGGGCGGTGCGGCGCGGAACGATCGTCGTGCACACCTCGGGTGCCAACGGCATCGGCGTGCTCGCCCCGCTGACCGCGCAGGGTTGCGTTCCGCTGGCCATCCATCCGGCGATGACGTTCACCGGCTCCGACGAAGACGTGGTGCGTCTCGGTGAGACGTGCTTCGGAATCACCGCCGCCGACGAGATCGGCTATGCCATCGGCCAGTCGCTGGTGCTCGAGATCGGCGGCGAGCCGTTCCGGGTCAGCGAGGATGCGCGCACGCTGTATCACGCGGCGCTGGCGCATGCGAGCAACCACATCGTCACCGTGGTGGCCGACGCGCTCGACGCGCTGCGCGCCGCGCTCTCCGGTCAGGAGCTGCTCGGGCAGGAACTCATCGGCACCGCACCGGGCGGGCTGGCCGAGCGCATCGTGGGCCCGCTGGCCCGGGCTGCGCTGGAGAACACTCTGCGCCGTGGCCAGTCGGCGCTGACCGGACCGGTGGCCCGCGGTGACGCCGCCGCGGTGGCCGGTCATCTCGTCGCGCTCAACGAGGTGGATTCCCAACTGGCGCAGAGTTATTGCGCGAACTCACTGCGTACCGCCCAGCGGGCGCGGGCTCCCAAGGAGGTCTTCGAGGTGTTGGCGGACTGGTCGGCCGGTCAAGGACGGCCGCAGTGA
- the panC gene encoding pantoate--beta-alanine ligase has product MSKAGPQFSAGQLNVYPTPQSLADVTRALRHTGRRVMFVPTMGALHDGHLALVRAAKRVPGAVVVVSIFVNPLQFGANEDLDAYPRTLDSDLELLRGEDVEVVFTPTASMMYPDGPRTTVHPGPLGAELEGAVRPTHFAGMLTVVLKLLQIVRPDRAFFGEKDYQQLVLIRQMVADLNVDVRIVGVPTVRESDGLAMSSRNRYLNPEEREQACALSSALLAGMYAASGGVEPALDAARAVLDEVPAIEVDYLEVRGPQLEPPPEYGPARMLIAARIGGTRLLDNIAIDLSTNAAPPGVGHDENNEISWRN; this is encoded by the coding sequence GTGAGCAAGGCGGGGCCGCAGTTCAGCGCCGGGCAACTCAACGTCTATCCGACGCCGCAGTCGCTTGCCGACGTGACCCGGGCGCTGCGGCACACCGGACGGCGGGTGATGTTCGTGCCGACCATGGGTGCGCTGCACGACGGCCACCTGGCCCTGGTTCGGGCCGCCAAGCGGGTGCCCGGCGCCGTCGTGGTGGTGTCGATCTTCGTCAACCCCTTGCAGTTCGGCGCCAACGAGGACCTCGACGCCTACCCGCGCACCCTGGACTCCGATCTGGAACTGCTGCGCGGCGAAGACGTCGAGGTGGTGTTCACCCCGACCGCCTCGATGATGTATCCCGACGGGCCGCGCACCACGGTCCATCCCGGTCCGCTGGGGGCGGAACTCGAAGGTGCGGTGCGCCCGACGCATTTCGCAGGAATGCTCACCGTGGTACTCAAACTGCTGCAGATCGTGCGTCCGGACCGGGCGTTCTTCGGCGAGAAGGACTACCAGCAACTGGTTCTCATCCGGCAGATGGTCGCCGACCTCAACGTCGATGTGCGCATCGTCGGGGTGCCGACCGTGCGGGAATCCGACGGGCTGGCGATGTCGTCGCGCAACCGCTATCTGAATCCCGAAGAGCGCGAACAGGCTTGCGCGTTGTCGTCGGCACTGTTGGCGGGCATGTACGCAGCGTCGGGTGGGGTCGAGCCGGCCCTGGACGCCGCCCGCGCGGTGCTCGACGAAGTGCCCGCGATCGAGGTCGACTACCTCGAGGTGCGCGGTCCGCAACTGGAGCCACCGCCGGAGTACGGCCCCGCCCGGATGCTGATCGCTGCCCGCATCGGTGGCACCCGGCTGCTGGACAACATCGCCATCGACCTGTCGACCAATGCGGCCCCGCCCGGTGTCGGGCACGACGAGAACAACGAAATCAGTTGGAGAAATTGA
- the panD gene encoding aspartate 1-decarboxylase, whose product MFRTMLKSKIHRATVTHADLHYVGSVTIDADLMEAADLLEGEQVTIVDIDNGNRLVTYAITGQRGSGVIGINGAAAHLVHPGDLVILIAYGTMDDAQAREYRPRIVFVDAENRQIDLGDDPAHVPDDVTGLLSPRAVR is encoded by the coding sequence ATGTTCCGGACGATGTTGAAGTCCAAGATTCACCGGGCGACGGTGACGCATGCGGATCTGCACTATGTGGGTTCGGTCACCATCGACGCCGATCTGATGGAGGCGGCCGACTTGCTGGAAGGTGAGCAGGTCACCATCGTCGACATCGACAACGGCAACCGTCTGGTCACCTACGCCATCACCGGGCAGCGCGGGTCGGGAGTCATCGGAATCAATGGTGCCGCAGCTCATCTCGTGCATCCCGGCGATCTTGTCATTCTGATCGCCTACGGCACCATGGACGACGCGCAGGCCCGCGAGTACCGGCCGCGCATCGTGTTCGTCGACGCCGAGAACCGTCAGATCGACCTCGGTGACGACCCGGCGCACGTCCCCGACGACGTCACCGGTCTGCTGTCGCCGCGGGCTGTGCGGTAG
- a CDS encoding type III pantothenate kinase, translating into MLLAIDVRNTHTVVGLISGSGDHAKVSQQWRIRTESEVTADELALTIEGLIGDDSELLTGATGLSTVPSVLHEVRLMLEQYWPTVPHVLIEPGVRTGIPLLVDNPKEVGADRIVNCLAAYAKFSSPAIVVDFGSSICVDVVSGKGEFLGGAIAPGVQVSSDAAAARSAALRRVELTRPRSVIGKNTVECMQAGAVFGFAGLVDGLVARIREDVDGFGGDDVSVVATGHTAPLLLPDLRTVAHYDKHLTLDGLRMVYERNRDSQRGKLKPPR; encoded by the coding sequence GTGCTGCTCGCCATCGACGTCCGCAACACCCATACCGTCGTCGGGTTGATCTCCGGCTCGGGCGATCACGCAAAAGTGTCCCAGCAGTGGCGAATCCGGACCGAGTCCGAGGTCACCGCCGACGAGCTGGCGCTGACCATCGAGGGGCTCATCGGTGACGACTCCGAGCTGCTGACCGGAGCCACCGGCCTGTCCACGGTACCTTCGGTGCTGCACGAGGTGCGCCTGATGCTCGAGCAGTACTGGCCGACGGTGCCGCATGTGCTCATCGAACCGGGGGTTCGCACCGGCATCCCGTTGCTCGTGGACAATCCCAAAGAGGTCGGCGCCGACCGCATCGTGAACTGCCTGGCGGCCTACGCCAAGTTCTCATCGCCGGCCATCGTGGTGGACTTCGGCTCATCGATCTGTGTCGACGTCGTGTCGGGCAAGGGCGAATTCCTCGGCGGTGCAATAGCTCCCGGCGTCCAGGTGTCCTCCGACGCGGCCGCGGCCCGCTCAGCCGCGTTGCGGCGGGTGGAACTGACGAGGCCCCGTTCGGTGATCGGCAAGAACACCGTCGAGTGCATGCAGGCAGGCGCGGTGTTCGGCTTCGCCGGTCTGGTCGACGGCCTGGTGGCCCGAATCCGGGAAGATGTGGACGGATTCGGTGGCGACGACGTCTCGGTGGTGGCCACCGGTCACACCGCCCCGTTGCTGCTGCCCGATCTGCGTACGGTCGCCCACTACGACAAACATCTGACCCTCGACGGGCTGCGGATGGTCTACGAACGCAACCGTGACAGCCAGCGCGGCAAGCTCAAACCACCGCGCTGA